In Leptospiraceae bacterium, one DNA window encodes the following:
- a CDS encoding sulfite exporter TauE/SafE family protein produces the protein MNVQIFVVLVVIGMITGVMGGLLGIGGALILIPSLVFFLGLNQQEAIGTSLAVLLPPIGIFAAYNYYKAGYVKINYAMVLAVTFMIGSYLSSKFAIGIPESIIRKIFSVLLIVISLKIFFSK, from the coding sequence ATGAATGTTCAAATTTTTGTTGTATTAGTTGTTATCGGAATGATTACAGGTGTCATGGGAGGATTACTCGGAATTGGTGGAGCTTTGATCTTAATTCCCTCATTAGTATTTTTTTTAGGTTTGAACCAACAAGAAGCGATAGGGACAAGTCTTGCAGTATTATTGCCACCCATCGGAATATTTGCAGCATACAATTATTATAAAGCAGGGTACGTAAAAATAAATTATGCGATGGTACTTGCAGTTACCTTTATGATTGGAAGTTATCTCTCTTCTAAGTTTGCAATTGGAATACCGGAGAGTATAATTAGAAAAATTTTTAGTGTCTTATTGATTGTTATTTCTCTAAAAATCTTCTTCTCGAAATAG
- a CDS encoding thioredoxin fold domain-containing protein: MKITTFSIAVLFFLNNCSEAKNQNAMNLIHNVNAIEFNNLIQLDNGIVLDVRTPEEVAQGKIRNASVVNFYDKDFEKKINLIQKDKPIYIYCRSGSRSLNASKILEKNGFTKIYNLSGGISSWVGNGFSVEKPTQIQDDKIQEMSLAEFNKIIETKKSVLVDFHTKWCSPCIQMAPIVDEVSKEYQKNLTVIRIDIDKSKELEEAYNIQGVPVFYIFRNRKKEWDHSGLISKKNLIAAIERVTK; this comes from the coding sequence ATGAAAATAACAACATTCTCTATAGCTGTATTATTTTTTTTGAATAATTGCAGTGAAGCTAAAAATCAAAATGCAATGAATTTGATACACAACGTGAATGCAATAGAGTTTAATAATCTTATTCAGTTGGACAATGGGATTGTTTTGGATGTCAGAACTCCGGAAGAAGTTGCTCAAGGAAAAATCAGAAATGCAAGTGTCGTGAACTTTTATGATAAGGACTTCGAGAAAAAAATTAATTTAATTCAAAAAGACAAACCGATTTATATCTATTGCAGATCGGGAAGTAGAAGTTTGAATGCGTCAAAGATTTTGGAGAAGAATGGGTTTACTAAAATTTACAACCTAAGCGGTGGGATTTCAAGCTGGGTGGGTAATGGTTTTTCAGTGGAGAAACCGACACAAATCCAAGACGACAAAATACAAGAGATGTCACTTGCCGAATTTAATAAAATTATCGAAACAAAAAAATCTGTACTCGTTGACTTTCATACTAAATGGTGTTCTCCCTGCATTCAAATGGCACCTATCGTAGATGAAGTTTCAAAAGAATACCAAAAGAATTTGACTGTAATTAGAATCGACATTGATAAGAGCAAAGAACTTGAAGAGGCATACAATATTCAAGGAGTTCCTGTATTTTATATTTTTCGGAATAGAAAAAAAGAATGGGATCATAGCGGACTTATCTCTAAAAAG